One window of Terriglobales bacterium genomic DNA carries:
- a CDS encoding argininosuccinate synthase, with protein MPEKVVLAYSGGLDTSIIIPWLKENHGSEVIAMVADVGQGEDLDAVAKKARQTGASKVVVEDLKEDFLTGYVFPALSAGAVYEHKYLLGTSLARPVIAKRQVEVALREGAGAVAHGCTGKGNDQVRFEMAYQALAPELKVIAPWREWSIQSREDAIDYAEQRKIPIAVSRQKIHSRDKNLWHLSHEGGELEDPANAPLDSTWQMTVSPKDAPDREEEVAIGFEQGVPVSVNGQSLDPVKLVELLNEIGGRNAVGRIDLVENRFVGIKSRGCYETPGGTLLIAAHRELEALCLDREVLHFKQQIALRYAELVYFGMWFTPLREALDAFVRETQATISGTVALKLYKGNVDVAGRSSPYSLYRTDLAAFTMGDSYDQKDAAGFIRILGLPSRSRAWLRREQEILR; from the coding sequence ATGCCTGAGAAAGTGGTGTTGGCGTACTCCGGAGGGCTCGACACCTCCATCATCATTCCCTGGCTCAAGGAGAACCACGGCAGCGAGGTCATCGCCATGGTCGCCGACGTCGGCCAGGGTGAGGACCTGGACGCGGTCGCCAAGAAAGCGCGCCAGACCGGCGCCTCCAAGGTCGTGGTCGAAGACCTGAAGGAGGACTTCCTCACCGGCTACGTCTTCCCGGCGCTGTCCGCGGGCGCGGTCTACGAGCACAAGTACCTGCTGGGGACCTCGCTGGCGCGCCCGGTCATCGCCAAGCGGCAGGTGGAGGTGGCGCTGCGCGAGGGCGCCGGCGCCGTCGCCCACGGCTGCACCGGCAAGGGCAACGACCAGGTGCGCTTCGAAATGGCCTACCAGGCGCTGGCCCCGGAGCTGAAGGTGATCGCGCCCTGGCGGGAGTGGAGCATCCAGTCGCGCGAGGACGCCATCGACTACGCCGAGCAGCGCAAGATCCCCATCGCCGTCAGCCGCCAGAAGATCCATAGCCGCGACAAGAACCTCTGGCACCTGAGCCACGAGGGCGGCGAGCTGGAAGACCCCGCCAACGCGCCGCTCGACTCCACCTGGCAGATGACGGTCTCGCCCAAGGACGCGCCCGACCGCGAGGAAGAGGTCGCCATCGGCTTCGAGCAGGGCGTGCCCGTCTCGGTGAACGGCCAGAGCCTGGATCCGGTCAAGCTGGTTGAACTGCTCAACGAGATCGGCGGGCGCAACGCCGTGGGCCGCATCGACCTGGTGGAGAACCGCTTCGTGGGTATCAAGTCGCGCGGCTGCTACGAGACCCCCGGCGGCACGCTGCTCATCGCCGCCCACCGCGAGCTGGAGGCCCTGTGCCTCGACCGCGAGGTGCTGCACTTCAAGCAGCAGATCGCGCTGCGCTACGCCGAGCTGGTGTACTTCGGCATGTGGTTCACGCCGCTGCGCGAGGCCCTGGACGCCTTCGTGCGCGAGACCCAGGCCACCATCAGCGGCACGGTCGCGCTCAAACTCTACAAGGGCAACGTGGATGTGGCCGGGCGCTCGTCGCCCTACTCCCTCTACCGCACCGACCTCGCCGCCTTCACCATGGGCGACAGCTACGACCAGAAGGACGCCGCCGGATTCATCCGCATCCTGGGGCTGCCCTCGCGCTCCCGCGCCTGGCTGCGCCGCGAGCAGGAGATCCTGCGATGA
- the argF gene encoding ornithine carbamoyltransferase produces MSTARAAVRLSSLSNPDLLSIGDLSPAEVGGILNLAALVKARPARFRHALEGKQMVLMFEKPSLRTRLTFEAGMGALGGRSLFVDQTHSRIGARESLADVARNLERWVDVIVLRTFEHQTVVDMAAHAAIPVINGLSEVEHPCQALADYLTLQEKFHDLKNVRLAYVGDGNNVAHSLLLAAACLGSALTVATPKGYEPGAAIVRAAREVAAQTGARIELTHDPKAAVKGADAVYTDVWASMGQEAEQEERAAIFAPFQVNAKLMALAAPHAVFLHCLPAHRGSEVTDEVMDSPQSVVFDQAENRLHVQKAILLLLLGNDNSKGSTHA; encoded by the coding sequence TTGAGCACCGCACGCGCTGCTGTTCGTCTCTCCAGCCTTTCCAACCCGGACCTGCTCTCCATCGGGGACCTGAGCCCCGCCGAGGTAGGCGGCATCCTGAACCTGGCCGCGCTGGTCAAGGCGCGGCCGGCACGCTTCCGCCACGCCCTCGAGGGTAAGCAGATGGTGCTGATGTTCGAGAAGCCCTCGCTGCGCACCCGCCTGACCTTCGAGGCCGGCATGGGCGCGCTGGGCGGGCGCTCCCTGTTCGTGGACCAGACCCACTCCCGCATCGGCGCGCGCGAGTCGCTGGCCGACGTGGCCCGCAACCTGGAACGCTGGGTGGACGTCATCGTGCTCCGCACCTTCGAGCACCAGACGGTGGTCGACATGGCCGCGCACGCCGCCATCCCCGTCATCAACGGGTTGAGCGAGGTCGAGCATCCTTGCCAGGCGCTGGCCGACTACCTCACGCTGCAGGAAAAGTTCCACGACTTGAAGAACGTGCGCCTGGCCTACGTGGGCGACGGCAACAACGTGGCCCACTCGCTGCTGCTGGCGGCGGCCTGCCTGGGCAGCGCGCTGACCGTGGCCACGCCCAAGGGCTACGAGCCCGGCGCCGCCATCGTGCGCGCCGCCCGCGAAGTGGCCGCCCAGACCGGCGCCCGCATCGAGCTCACGCACGATCCCAAGGCCGCGGTGAAGGGCGCCGACGCCGTCTACACCGACGTGTGGGCCAGCATGGGGCAGGAGGCGGAGCAGGAAGAGCGCGCCGCCATCTTCGCCCCCTTCCAGGTCAACGCCAAGTTGATGGCGCTGGCCGCGCCTCACGCCGTCTTCCTCCACTGCCTGCCGGCGCACCGCGGCTCCGAGGTCACCGACGAGGTCATGGACTCGCCGCAGTCGGTTGTCTTCGACCAGGCCGAGAACCGCTTGCACGTCCAGAAAGCCATTCTGTTGCTGCTGCTCGGCAACGACAACTCCAAGGGGAGCACACATGCCTGA